Proteins from a genomic interval of Periophthalmus magnuspinnatus isolate fPerMag1 chromosome 11, fPerMag1.2.pri, whole genome shotgun sequence:
- the LOC117378623 gene encoding CTP synthase 1 — protein sequence MKYILVTGGVISGIGKGIIASSVGTILKSCGLHVTAIKIDPYINIDAGTFSPYEHGEVFVLDDGGEVDLDLGNYERFLDIRLTRDNNLTTGKIYQSVINKERRGDYLGKTVQVVPHITDAIQEWVVKQAKIPVDDDGVEPQVCVIELGGTVGDIESMPFIEAFRQFQFKVKRENFCNIHVSLIPQPSATGEQKTKPTQNSVRELRGLGLSPDLIMCRCTAALETSVKEKISMFCHVAPEQVICVHDVSSIYRVPLLLEDQGVVGYLSRRLNMPIETRPRKMLTKWKEMSDRSDRLLEHCSIALVGKYTKFSDSYASVIKALEHSALSISHKLEVKYIDSASLEPSALHEEPVKYHDAWQKLCSADGILVPGGFGVRGTEGKIHAIAWARKQKKPFLGVCLGMQLAVCEFARNTLGWKDANSTEFDPESKHPVVIDMPEHNPGQMGGTMRLGKRRTIFKTNNSILRKLYGDAEYVEERHRHRFEVNPELKSHFEEKGFRFVGQDIEGERMEVIELDDHPYFVGVQYHPEFTSRPIKPSPPYLGLLLAAAGKLPSYLQKGCRLSPRDTYSDRSGSSTPDSEISELKLPSISNE from the exons ATGAAGTACATCCTTGTAACTGGTGGCGTCATCTCGGGCATTGGCAAAGGCATTATAGCGAGCAGTGTGGGCACCATCTTGAAGTCTTGCGGTTTACATGTGACAGCTATTAAGATCGATCCTTATATCAACATAGACGCTGGAACCTTCTCACCATATGAACATG GGGAAGTTTTTGTGCTGGATGATGGAGGTGAGGTAGACTTGGATCTTGGGAATTACGAGAGGTTCCTGGACATCCGACTCACCAGAGACAACAACCTGACCACGGGGAAGATTTATCAGTCAGTCATCAacaaggagagaaggggagactACCTCGGAAAAACAGTGCAAG tggtTCCACATATAACAGATGCAATTCAGGAGTGGGTTGTGAAGCAGGCCAAAATTCCTGTTGATGATGATGGTGTAGAACCTCAAGTTTGCGTTATAGAG TTAGGAGGAACTGTTGGAGACATTGAGAGCATGCCTTTTATTGAGGCCTTTAGGCAGTTCCAGTTTAAGGTCAAGAGAGAGAACTTTTGTAACATCCATGTGAGCTTAATCCCACAG cccAGTGCGACTGGGGAGCAGAAgaccaaacccacccagaacAGTGTGAGAGAGCTGAGAGGACTGGGTCTGTCTCCTGATCTG ATTATGTGTCGTTGCACAGCAGCTTTGGAGACTTCTGTTAAAGAGAAAATTTCAATGTTCTGCCATGTTGCACCAGAGCAG GTCATCTGTGTGCATGATGTCTCGTCCATCTACAGAGTTCCTTTACTGTTGGAAGACCAGGGAGTGGTGGGATACCTGAGTCGTAGACTCAACATGCCCATTGAGACACGCCCCAGGAAGATGCTTACCAAATGGAAGGAGATGTCTGACAG ATCAGACAGATTGCTAGAGCATTGTTCCATAGCCCTGGTGGGAAAGTACACCAAGTTTTCAGACTCTTATGCCTCTGTTATTAAAGCCCTGGAGCACTCTGCTCTGTCCATTAGCCACAAATTAGAAGTCAAA TACATAGACTCTGCATCTCTTGAGCCAAGCGCCCTTCATGAGGAACCTGTAAAATACCATGATGCCTGGCAAAAACTCTGCAGTGCTGA CGGTATCCTGGTTCCTGGAGGCTTTGGTGTCAGGGGAACTGAAGGCAAGATTCATGCCATTGCCTGGGCCAGGAAACAGAAGAAGCCTTTCCTAG gtgtgtgtttgggAATGCAGTTGGCTGTATGTGAATTTGCCAGGAACACACTTGGTTGGAAAg atgcaaactcaaCAGAATTTGACCCAGAATCTAAACACCCAGTG GTGATAGATATGCCAGAACATAACCCTGGTCAAATGGGCGGCACAATGAGGTTAGGGAAGAGAAGGACCATCTTTAAAACTAACAACAGCATATTAC GTAAGCTCTATGGAGATGCAGAATATGTTGAAGAAAGACACAGACATCGTTTTGAG GTCAATCCAGAGCTCAAGAGCCACTTTGAGGAGAAAGGTTTCCGATTTGTTGGTCAGGATATTGAAGGGGAACGGATGGAAGTTATAGAATTGGATG ATCATCCATATTTTGTCGGAGTCCAGTACCACCCAGAATTCACCTCACGCCCTATCAAGCCATCACCACCTTATCTTGGATTACTCCTGGCAGCAGCGGGGAAGCTTCCGAGCTACTTGCAGAAAGGCTGCAGACTGTCTCCACG AGATACATACAGTGACCGAAGTGGAAGCAGCACACCTGACTCTGAAATCTCAGAGTTGAAGTTGCCATCAATTTCTAATGAATAA
- the rab42a gene encoding ras-related protein Rab-42a, whose product MDILWQYQFRIILLGDSTVGKSSLLKRFTDGIYSDVADPTVGVDFYARSLDIEPGVKIKLQLWDTAGQERFRSITTSYYRNSVGGLLVFDLTNRKTFEHVRDWHKEVSEHILPHHMVYILIGHKSDLNKERKVSRDEAEQLAADLGIRYVETSAKCNSNVDRAFELLTRDIYELMKMGEITTRDGWDGVKSGLTAKVLYPADEEEELARAAPEKGCHC is encoded by the exons ATGGATATTTTGTGGCAATACCAGTTTAGGATCATTCTGCTCGGGGACTCCACAGTGGGCAAGTCGTCGCTGCTGAAGCGCTTCACGGACGGTATTTACAGTGATGTAGCAGATCCCACGGTCGGCGTAGATTTTTATGCCCGATCCCTCGATATCGAACCCGGGGTGAAGATAAAGCTGCAGTTGTGGGATACAGCCGGACAGGAGCGATTCAG atCCATCACTACCTCCTACTACCGTAACTCCGTAGGCGGCCTGCTGGTGTTCGATCTGACCAACCGCAAGACGTTTGAGCACGTGAGGGACTGGCACAAGGAGGTGAGCGAGCACATCCTGCCCCACCACATGGTCTACATCCTCATCGGCCACAAGAGCGACCTGAACAAGGAGCGCAAAGTCAGCCGCGACGAGGCAGAGCAGCTGGCCGCAGACCTGGGCATCCGCTACGTGGAAACCTCGGCCAAGTGCAACAGCAACGTGGACCGTGCCTTCGAGCTGCTCACCAGGGACATCTACGAGCTCATGAAGATGGGAGAGATCACCACCAGAGACGGATGGGACGGGGTCAAGAGTGGTCTGACCGCCAAGGTGCTGTACCCGGccgacgaggaggaggagctagCCAGAGCAGCTCCGGAGAAGGGCTGCCACTGCTGA